The following are from one region of the Planctomonas sp. JC2975 genome:
- a CDS encoding Imm1 family immunity protein gives MSKKKRSSRAEAWKAIAFGIALPVVFIGLALIQQGPTISEAGAGWWAAVLAFVVGAGVVALPRTWSYVALPIAVIASVMLTWVTKLNGFTFICFVLAGFAFGLAARSLILQVRARKAPVKSVAGLRFTWDEGEDGQGSADSPKWRDVDARITAMRGAGRSTVSIHRGLDRMDVLCVERAGFLVFCTGPSGRQRGQFQALPSGTSSPDPRDTVDVVIAGSPASYPRGRFVTRDDALAAAKAFVATGARDTGLTWDVGSRAHEIPVPPGLS, from the coding sequence ATGAGCAAGAAGAAGCGGTCATCGCGCGCCGAGGCTTGGAAGGCGATCGCGTTCGGCATCGCACTGCCCGTGGTCTTCATCGGCCTGGCCCTGATTCAGCAGGGTCCGACGATCTCGGAGGCAGGCGCCGGCTGGTGGGCGGCCGTGCTCGCCTTCGTCGTCGGCGCAGGAGTCGTCGCGTTGCCGCGCACGTGGTCGTACGTCGCGCTGCCGATCGCTGTGATCGCATCCGTGATGCTGACCTGGGTGACGAAGCTGAACGGCTTCACGTTCATCTGCTTCGTGCTCGCCGGATTCGCGTTCGGCCTGGCCGCGAGGTCGTTGATCCTCCAGGTCCGGGCGCGCAAGGCGCCCGTGAAGTCCGTCGCTGGATTGCGGTTCACCTGGGACGAGGGCGAGGACGGCCAAGGCTCCGCGGATTCGCCGAAGTGGCGCGACGTCGATGCCCGCATCACGGCGATGCGCGGCGCCGGCCGCTCGACGGTGTCCATCCACCGCGGTCTGGACCGGATGGATGTGCTCTGCGTGGAACGGGCAGGCTTCCTCGTCTTCTGCACTGGGCCATCCGGCCGCCAGCGCGGGCAGTTCCAGGCGCTGCCGAGCGGTACGTCCTCTCCGGATCCGCGGGACACCGTCGATGTCGTCATCGCGGGCAGTCCGGCCTCGTATCCGAGGGGACGTTTCGTCACGCGCGATGACGCGCTCGCCGCCGCCAAGGCCTTTGTCGCGACGGGCGCGCGAGACACGGGCCTGACGTGGGATGTCGGCTCCCGGGCCCACGAGATCCCGGTCCCGCCGGGACTCTCCTGA